From the genome of Pseudomonas sp. TMP9, one region includes:
- a CDS encoding lipopolysaccharide kinase InaA family protein: MQTLSQPELSALTANASVLELDGLGPKVLKLTDGSFLKLFRKRSVFSSETLKPYAKRFAENAERLKRLGFNSPEIIQVYWLVDPINKTAVHYWPLPGETLRHVLSSSTGQQRKELVEQFGELLAKLHASGIYFRSVHLGNVLVQPDGQLGLIDLADMRISHFALSLQKRKRNLKHMRRYVEDQKWLFEEHHDALTVGYGRIAKQQALKLFT, from the coding sequence ATGCAAACGCTTTCCCAGCCCGAGTTGAGTGCGCTGACTGCCAATGCCAGCGTGCTTGAACTCGACGGCCTTGGACCAAAAGTTCTTAAACTGACGGACGGCAGCTTTCTTAAGCTGTTCCGAAAGCGCTCAGTATTTTCCAGCGAAACCCTCAAGCCCTATGCCAAGCGCTTTGCAGAGAACGCCGAACGTTTGAAGCGCCTTGGATTCAACAGCCCAGAAATCATTCAGGTGTATTGGCTGGTTGACCCAATCAATAAAACTGCAGTGCATTATTGGCCACTACCCGGGGAAACCTTGCGTCACGTGTTGAGCAGCAGCACTGGCCAGCAACGCAAGGAGCTTGTCGAGCAGTTTGGCGAGCTGTTAGCCAAGCTACATGCCAGTGGCATTTACTTCCGCTCGGTGCACCTAGGCAACGTACTGGTGCAGCCTGACGGACAGCTGGGCTTGATTGACCTCGCAGACATGCGCATCAGCCATTTCGCGCTCAGTCTGCAAAAACGCAAGCGTAACCTGAAGCACATGCGCCGCTATGTGGAAGACCAGAAGTGGCTGTTCGAAGAACACCATGATGCGCTAACAGTAGGCTATGGCCGTATCGCCAAGCAGCAGGCGCTCAAGCTGTTTACGTAA
- a CDS encoding CatB-related O-acetyltransferase, producing the protein MGLWARFLAKRAKKQLRTLPRLQRGPAKFLQHYPHYQIGLGTYGIPIVHDWQEGATLKIGSYTSIAEQVEIFLGGHHRADWVTTYPFPAMIDEAQHIQGYAVSRGDVVVGSDVWLCTNSVILSGVTVGHGAVVAAGAVVSRDVAPYSIVAGNPARHVRSRFPPEVCAALLEAAWWEWPEQEVRSISPLLCSDQLDSFLQYARQRAAQTAKVL; encoded by the coding sequence ATGGGGCTGTGGGCGCGCTTCCTGGCAAAACGAGCCAAAAAGCAACTGCGCACGCTACCTAGATTGCAGCGTGGGCCGGCGAAGTTTCTCCAGCACTATCCTCACTACCAGATCGGTCTAGGGACCTACGGCATACCTATCGTGCATGACTGGCAGGAAGGGGCGACGCTAAAGATTGGTAGCTACACCTCTATCGCCGAGCAGGTAGAGATTTTTCTGGGCGGCCATCATCGCGCTGATTGGGTCACGACATACCCGTTTCCTGCGATGATTGACGAGGCTCAGCATATCCAAGGCTATGCCGTGAGTCGGGGTGATGTGGTGGTCGGCAGTGATGTATGGCTATGCACTAATAGCGTGATTCTGTCAGGGGTCACGGTGGGTCATGGTGCCGTGGTTGCGGCCGGTGCTGTGGTGAGCCGAGATGTCGCCCCTTACTCGATAGTGGCAGGTAATCCGGCGCGGCACGTACGCTCGCGTTTCCCTCCTGAGGTCTGCGCGGCGCTGCTTGAGGCCGCTTGGTGGGAGTGGCCGGAGCAAGAGGTGCGTAGCATCAGTCCACTGTTGTGCAGTGACCAGCTCGATAGCTTTCTGCAGTATGCCCGGCAGCGTGCGGCGCAGACGGCTAAAGTGCTCTAG
- a CDS encoding O-antigen ligase family protein, with the protein MHTQIDSWTQRTYAFICTWLLPLGFVVLLTGLAALPERSLYHKAFYALIAAPTLIALAFRPRICLALLRDPVTIALLMFSTWALISISWSDTERSFGTLFKRPLYILMLFAACALIALQANTRLAQSTLLAAVLMLPLTAYSLMMFMANATPGERLIGYGALDNPLLSSYVFGFFCAFWLALSMTLNPRHSGLALAAALLMGLALLATGSRTPLAATTLVCAWLIIACWSKRSVWLLLCSVLGALALVMLHPETLSERGLSYRPELWAQTLSMVAQQPWQGFGFGAHLAIFIADLNTSFSEPHNFALGVLYYTGIIGLALWLAMHGLALFQCWKHRSNYLFLVCGALLVYGIGAGLTEGGGILPRPKEHWLATWIPLALIAALSIRTRQAQGIQR; encoded by the coding sequence ATGCACACACAAATCGACTCATGGACGCAGCGAACCTACGCATTTATATGCACCTGGTTACTGCCGCTTGGCTTTGTCGTCCTGCTTACAGGGCTGGCCGCCCTGCCTGAGCGCAGCCTTTATCACAAGGCCTTCTACGCGCTGATAGCCGCGCCCACTTTAATCGCCCTGGCGTTTCGTCCCCGTATCTGCCTAGCGCTCTTGCGAGACCCCGTGACCATCGCTTTATTGATGTTCTCGACCTGGGCCTTGATCAGCATTAGCTGGTCAGACACCGAGCGGTCCTTCGGCACGCTATTCAAGCGCCCGCTCTATATTCTGATGCTGTTTGCCGCCTGTGCGCTCATAGCGCTGCAAGCCAATACGCGACTCGCCCAAAGCACACTGCTCGCGGCCGTATTGATGCTGCCGCTAACCGCTTATAGCCTGATGATGTTCATGGCCAACGCAACTCCGGGCGAACGGCTGATTGGCTACGGCGCACTAGACAACCCCCTGCTGAGCTCGTATGTCTTCGGTTTTTTTTGCGCGTTTTGGCTGGCATTGAGCATGACCCTAAATCCTCGCCACAGCGGGCTCGCACTAGCTGCAGCCTTACTAATGGGACTGGCATTACTGGCCACCGGATCGCGCACGCCGCTTGCGGCAACAACACTGGTATGCGCCTGGCTGATAATCGCATGCTGGAGCAAACGCTCCGTTTGGCTGCTACTTTGCAGCGTGCTAGGAGCGCTCGCCTTAGTGATGCTCCACCCGGAAACCCTGTCCGAGCGCGGCTTGTCTTATAGACCAGAGCTATGGGCACAAACCCTCAGCATGGTTGCCCAACAACCCTGGCAAGGTTTTGGCTTTGGTGCACACCTAGCGATATTTATCGCCGATCTCAACACCAGCTTTAGTGAACCCCACAACTTTGCGCTGGGGGTGTTGTATTACACCGGCATTATCGGTCTCGCCCTTTGGCTCGCAATGCACGGCCTAGCCCTCTTCCAGTGCTGGAAGCACCGAAGCAACTATTTGTTCCTCGTTTGTGGGGCGCTGCTGGTTTACGGCATCGGCGCCGGCCTAACGGAGGGAGGAGGTATCCTGCCAAGACCCAAAGAACACTGGCTGGCAACCTGGATACCCTTGGCACTGATTGCAGCACTAAGCATCCGTACGCGGCAGGCACAAGGAATACAGCGCTAA
- the msbA gene encoding lipid A export permease/ATP-binding protein MsbA, producing MSGKAASQDSSSSLKIYLRLLTYIRPYLGFFALSILGFLIFASTQPMLGYILKYFVDGLSNPDASLFPSVPYLRDLQLVQAVPLLIVLIAFWQGVGSFLGNYFLAKVSLGLVHDLRVALFNNLLTLPNRYFDSHNSGHVISRITFNVTMVTGAATDAIKVVIREGMTVIFLFATLLWMNWKLTLVMVAILPVIGMMVSSASRKFRKQSQKIQVAMGDVTHVASETIQGYRVVRSFGGEAYEQKRFLNSSMSNTEKQLRMTKTGAVYTPMLQLVIYSAMAVLMFLVLFMRGDASAGDLVAYITLAGLLPKPIRQLSEVSSTIQKGMAGAESIFEQLDEVPEVDRGIQTRERVSGRLEVNNLSFQYSSSDKPVLNDISFVAEPGQMVALVGRSGSGKSTLASLIPRFYHHDQGQILLDGLDVEDYKLLNLRRHIALVTQHVTLFNDTVANNIAYGDLQGAPLDDVRNAAEAAYAAEFIEKMPQGYETLVGENGVLLSGGQRQRLAIARALLKNAPLLILDEATSALDTESERHIQAALDEVMKGRTTLVIAHRLSTIEKADLILVMDQGRIVERGTHAELLAQNGYYARLHEKDFAETVDGSPLESGA from the coding sequence ATGAGTGGAAAAGCTGCAAGCCAAGACTCTTCATCGAGCCTAAAAATCTATCTGCGCTTGCTCACTTATATTCGTCCTTACCTGGGGTTTTTCGCACTGAGTATTCTGGGCTTTTTGATCTTTGCCTCGACTCAGCCGATGCTCGGTTACATCCTCAAGTATTTTGTTGATGGCCTGTCTAACCCAGATGCGAGCCTGTTTCCTAGCGTGCCATACCTACGCGACCTGCAATTAGTGCAGGCCGTACCGCTGCTGATTGTCTTGATCGCATTTTGGCAAGGGGTCGGTTCCTTTTTAGGTAATTACTTCCTGGCTAAGGTCTCGCTGGGTTTAGTGCATGATCTGCGGGTAGCGCTTTTCAATAACTTACTGACGCTTCCTAATCGGTATTTTGATAGCCATAACTCCGGGCACGTGATCTCGCGTATTACCTTTAACGTTACCATGGTCACAGGAGCGGCTACGGATGCCATCAAGGTGGTTATCCGCGAAGGGATGACGGTGATCTTCCTGTTCGCCACCCTGCTGTGGATGAACTGGAAGCTGACACTCGTGATGGTTGCCATCCTGCCGGTGATCGGCATGATGGTCAGCAGTGCCAGTCGCAAGTTCCGCAAGCAGAGTCAGAAGATCCAAGTGGCTATGGGCGATGTCACCCACGTCGCTTCGGAAACCATCCAAGGTTATCGGGTCGTGCGCAGCTTCGGCGGCGAGGCCTATGAGCAGAAGCGGTTTCTCAACTCCAGCATGAGCAACACCGAAAAGCAGCTGCGCATGACCAAGACCGGCGCCGTCTACACGCCTATGCTGCAGCTGGTGATCTACAGCGCTATGGCGGTGCTGATGTTCTTGGTTCTGTTTATGCGTGGCGATGCCTCTGCCGGTGACCTAGTGGCCTACATTACCTTGGCTGGCCTTCTGCCTAAGCCGATCCGTCAGTTGTCTGAGGTGAGCTCCACCATTCAGAAAGGCATGGCTGGAGCGGAGAGCATTTTTGAGCAGTTGGATGAGGTTCCAGAGGTTGACCGCGGCATCCAGACTCGCGAGCGTGTGAGCGGTCGGCTGGAGGTGAATAACCTGAGCTTCCAATACTCCAGTAGTGACAAGCCGGTACTGAATGACATCAGCTTTGTTGCCGAACCTGGGCAAATGGTCGCCCTTGTGGGGCGGTCGGGCAGTGGTAAATCTACCTTGGCCAGCCTGATTCCGCGCTTTTACCACCATGATCAAGGGCAAATCCTACTCGATGGTCTGGATGTCGAAGACTACAAACTGTTGAACTTGCGCCGGCATATTGCCTTGGTTACGCAGCACGTAACGCTATTTAACGATACGGTTGCCAACAATATCGCCTACGGCGATTTGCAGGGTGCGCCGTTGGATGATGTGCGTAACGCGGCGGAGGCCGCCTATGCCGCCGAGTTTATCGAAAAGATGCCGCAAGGCTACGAAACCCTAGTCGGTGAAAATGGCGTGTTGTTGTCCGGTGGTCAACGGCAGCGTCTTGCCATTGCTCGAGCTTTGTTGAAAAACGCACCGCTGTTAATTCTCGATGAGGCAACCTCGGCCTTGGATACTGAGTCAGAGCGGCATATCCAGGCCGCCTTGGATGAGGTGATGAAAGGACGAACCACTCTTGTGATCGCTCACCGTCTGTCCACTATCGAGAAGGCCGACTTGATCTTGGTTATGGACCAAGGGCGCATTGTGGAACGCGGCACGCATGCCGAATTGTTGGCGCAAAACGGTTACTACGCGCGCCTACACGAGAAGGATTTTGCGGAGACTGTTGATGGTTCTCCGTTGGAGTCCGGTGCCTGA
- a CDS encoding metal ABC transporter ATPase codes for MPRILIRKNPSSFKTLQLLVEASPEGLSYQGQGMPLNFAQMLEKRKPLAVANNQRFTVELANLGVSIRLTLNWQGRDHWVLVRQRRADRGDVVLKLISGYVPAHELNLPLLTAIQEMAEECLMETPEGWLSGRFGDTWLPTPYQSSLHYLENTHFSLSPLSGAARPVQCGTLKLLERPRAYVHVPTASLQLVYDLRLDLPKEARQISLLHVDEQLENGTLIARLNRARPDLFLIPLDQGRPTAELLTLKQGELQPASTRGLWLAESFAAQDGWLVRDERIRWKDWLTQQNTA; via the coding sequence ATGCCGCGCATCCTGATCCGTAAAAACCCCAGCAGCTTTAAGACCCTACAACTGTTGGTTGAAGCCAGCCCCGAAGGCCTGAGCTATCAAGGCCAAGGCATGCCACTGAACTTTGCGCAGATGCTGGAAAAGCGCAAACCGCTGGCAGTGGCAAATAACCAACGTTTTACCGTGGAGCTGGCCAACTTGGGCGTGTCCATACGTCTGACCCTCAATTGGCAGGGCCGCGATCACTGGGTATTGGTGCGTCAACGCCGCGCGGATCGCGGCGATGTGGTGCTCAAGCTGATCTCCGGTTATGTGCCGGCACACGAACTTAACCTGCCGCTGCTGACCGCGATTCAAGAAATGGCCGAAGAATGCCTGATGGAAACCCCGGAAGGCTGGTTGAGTGGGCGCTTCGGCGACACCTGGCTGCCAACGCCCTACCAGAGCAGCCTGCACTACCTGGAAAACACTCATTTCAGCCTTAGCCCGCTGTCTGGCGCAGCGCGCCCAGTGCAATGTGGCACCCTCAAGCTGCTCGAGCGCCCGCGCGCTTACGTGCACGTGCCGACGGCTTCGCTGCAACTGGTCTACGACCTGCGCCTGGACCTGCCCAAAGAGGCGCGCCAAATCAGCCTGTTGCATGTCGATGAACAACTAGAAAACGGCACACTCATCGCCCGCCTTAACCGCGCCCGCCCCGACCTATTTTTGATCCCGCTGGATCAAGGCCGCCCGACCGCTGAACTGCTGACGCTCAAACAAGGCGAGCTACAGCCCGCCAGCACCCGCGGCCTGTGGCTCGCGGAAAGCTTCGCCGCGCAAGACGGCTGGCTGGTACGCGATGAGCGCATTCGCTGGAAAGACTGGCTAACCCAACAAAATACAGCCTAA
- a CDS encoding GNAT family N-acetyltransferase: protein MLGYLRAWRERGWAPIDAVTYAQAWQRFGGSVATHPQVVERLAGLAGIEVRYLGWFTQGELQGAMPTWGRHLALSKDVLKQQGKRGLFDLGNAEIILPLAAEARMPVRHHACYVSMLNSPAITTLREQPEGLALAREPEQYSKKFRYNQRREQRLLEEAGGLVRPMLDLSAAEQALIYADLFQRRWGFEATGKAHLAEVFSLMRDFMTGSLIYLNDQPVAIQVLYRVEAPQWVSLEYINGGVDPQNREFSPGSVLSFINTQTAWSEARALGKPLRYSFGRADREYKDRWCNRLPVYQV, encoded by the coding sequence ATGCTCGGTTATTTACGCGCCTGGCGTGAGCGCGGTTGGGCTCCAATTGATGCCGTCACTTATGCGCAAGCCTGGCAGCGTTTTGGCGGCAGTGTGGCCACTCATCCCCAAGTGGTCGAGCGCTTAGCGGGTCTGGCGGGTATTGAGGTGCGTTACCTCGGCTGGTTTACGCAGGGTGAGTTGCAAGGCGCTATGCCGACGTGGGGGCGACATTTGGCGCTGTCCAAGGATGTGCTTAAGCAGCAGGGTAAGCGCGGGCTGTTTGACTTAGGCAATGCCGAAATCATCCTGCCGCTTGCCGCTGAAGCGCGGATGCCCGTGCGCCATCATGCGTGTTATGTGTCGATGTTGAACTCCCCTGCAATCACCACCTTGCGTGAGCAGCCCGAGGGCCTCGCTTTGGCTCGCGAACCTGAGCAATACAGCAAGAAATTTCGCTACAACCAGCGCCGCGAGCAGCGTTTGTTGGAAGAGGCGGGCGGCTTAGTTCGACCAATGTTGGACTTGAGCGCCGCTGAGCAGGCGCTGATTTACGCTGATCTGTTTCAGCGCCGCTGGGGGTTTGAGGCCACCGGTAAAGCGCACTTGGCTGAGGTGTTTAGCCTGATGCGCGACTTTATGACCGGTTCGCTGATTTATCTAAATGACCAGCCGGTGGCGATCCAGGTGCTGTATCGCGTCGAGGCGCCGCAATGGGTCAGCCTGGAGTACATCAACGGCGGTGTTGACCCGCAAAATCGCGAGTTCAGCCCCGGCAGCGTACTGAGTTTTATCAACACGCAAACGGCATGGTCTGAGGCGCGGGCGCTCGGCAAGCCGCTGCGCTATTCCTTTGGCCGGGCCGACCGCGAATACAAAGACCGCTGGTGCAACCGGTTGCCGGTTTATCAGGTCTGA
- a CDS encoding PIG-L family deacetylase produces the protein MSARKQVLLKRHRRQKRIALLLALVVLLLVGVLLTWWWLPLLLLVGWVAHEAWFADHLYYSPDDDYTYDFAGGVLLLAGRIDAGNLLLEGDIGEAETLILQVRIKASWLGRWFDPHVLVGTDRQDFERGVNGRRYLNLSGQRHALVSGTLQLRGRFCSIEPTVTLYALSSPDYTEQRVMVVAPHADDAELAAFGLYSRARDVSIVTLTQGEIEAESYQALGLDKVAAARLKGRLRAWDSLAVPLWGGVPQSQCLQLGYYCLQLPAMQAQPELGVGSRESAEQDIRSVRAANAIQLPGDVDGIPSWRNLVADLAASLEYFQPQVLVTPHPQLDPHSDHVASTQALLEAIQLSSWKPKTLLLYANHLHDNDRWPMGPAGFGIALPPAIEALPADGLWSPCLDALQQLDKAMALAMQHDLQGALPLKRRLRRLIQRILVGRRWPITGDDEFFRKAVRRHELFWVRTLGD, from the coding sequence ATGTCCGCACGCAAGCAGGTTCTCCTTAAACGTCATCGTCGGCAAAAGCGTATCGCTCTTCTACTGGCGCTGGTTGTGCTGCTGTTGGTCGGTGTGTTGCTTACGTGGTGGTGGCTGCCGTTGCTCCTGCTGGTGGGCTGGGTGGCGCATGAAGCTTGGTTTGCCGATCACCTGTATTACTCCCCTGATGATGATTACACCTATGACTTTGCGGGCGGCGTGCTTTTATTGGCCGGGCGCATCGACGCCGGGAACCTGTTGCTAGAGGGTGATATTGGCGAGGCCGAAACGCTCATTCTGCAGGTGCGTATCAAAGCAAGCTGGCTCGGTCGCTGGTTTGATCCGCACGTGTTAGTGGGTACAGACCGCCAAGATTTTGAGCGTGGAGTAAACGGCCGTCGTTACCTAAATCTGTCCGGTCAACGGCATGCGTTGGTCAGTGGAACGCTGCAACTGCGTGGCCGCTTCTGCAGCATTGAGCCGACTGTCACCTTGTATGCCCTGAGCAGTCCGGATTACACCGAACAGCGCGTGATGGTTGTCGCGCCGCATGCCGACGATGCCGAGCTGGCGGCATTTGGGCTGTATAGCCGTGCGCGGGATGTCAGCATTGTCACCCTCACTCAAGGCGAAATTGAGGCCGAGAGTTATCAAGCGCTGGGGCTAGATAAAGTCGCCGCGGCGAGGCTTAAGGGCCGTTTGCGTGCCTGGGACAGCCTCGCCGTGCCGCTGTGGGGGGGCGTGCCGCAAAGCCAGTGCCTGCAACTGGGCTATTACTGCCTACAATTGCCGGCGATGCAGGCGCAGCCAGAGCTGGGTGTTGGCTCGCGCGAATCGGCTGAACAGGATATTCGCAGCGTGCGCGCCGCCAATGCCATCCAGTTGCCCGGCGATGTTGATGGCATCCCCAGTTGGCGCAATCTAGTCGCCGATCTTGCTGCGAGCCTTGAGTATTTTCAGCCGCAGGTGCTGGTCACACCGCACCCTCAGCTGGACCCGCACAGCGACCATGTCGCCAGTACTCAGGCGCTGCTGGAGGCGATTCAGCTAAGCAGTTGGAAGCCGAAAACCTTGCTGCTGTATGCCAATCATCTGCACGACAACGATCGCTGGCCCATGGGCCCTGCGGGTTTCGGTATTGCCTTGCCGCCTGCCATTGAAGCCCTGCCAGCAGATGGTTTGTGGAGCCCTTGCCTGGACGCTTTGCAGCAGCTGGATAAAGCCATGGCCTTGGCCATGCAACACGATTTACAAGGCGCATTACCGCTTAAGCGGCGCCTCCGTCGGTTGATCCAGCGCATTCTGGTGGGTCGTCGGTGGCCGATAACGGGCGACGATGAATTCTTCCGTAAAGCAGTGCGCCGGCATGAGTTGTTCTGGGTGCGTACGCTCGGCGACTAA
- a CDS encoding glycosyltransferase translates to MSQNSELVSVIIASYNHAPYIEECILSVLGQTYSHVELLVVDDGSTDDSVERIQRLQAEHGFDFQVQQNQGLTRTLNSAIARAKGELIVPFGSDDVMLPERLAKQVAYMVGKPGVGICAGNIELIDSQGVLFPEARQRRDVPFRRMDFDDVFMERKPYAPATTLMIRKEALAEVGGFDPEIRLEDLAIELKITHAGYTIDCLGEVLARYRKHATNSYKNHRFMIDSILRIYALYRDHPQYEFVRTRFLSSMFLKCSNRDRQLARELLVQIPFKQWSKKTWRGLARLYFSPLERG, encoded by the coding sequence ATGAGTCAGAATTCCGAGCTTGTCAGCGTCATCATCGCCTCCTATAACCACGCGCCTTATATTGAGGAGTGCATTCTCAGTGTGCTGGGGCAAACCTATTCGCATGTCGAGCTTTTGGTCGTGGATGACGGTTCGACCGACGACAGCGTTGAGCGTATTCAGCGCTTGCAGGCCGAGCATGGCTTCGATTTTCAAGTTCAGCAAAACCAGGGGCTGACCCGCACGCTGAACTCGGCAATTGCTCGAGCCAAAGGTGAGTTGATTGTGCCGTTCGGTTCGGATGATGTGATGCTGCCCGAACGCCTGGCCAAGCAGGTGGCCTATATGGTGGGTAAACCAGGGGTGGGGATTTGTGCCGGCAATATCGAGCTGATCGATTCGCAGGGCGTGCTGTTTCCCGAGGCTCGCCAGCGCCGTGATGTGCCGTTTCGGCGGATGGATTTCGATGATGTATTTATGGAGCGCAAACCCTATGCGCCGGCCACAACCTTGATGATTCGTAAAGAAGCCTTGGCGGAAGTCGGCGGCTTCGACCCTGAGATTCGTCTGGAAGATCTGGCGATTGAGCTGAAGATCACCCATGCCGGTTACACCATCGATTGTCTGGGCGAAGTGTTGGCGCGTTACCGCAAGCACGCCACTAACTCGTACAAGAACCATCGCTTTATGATCGACAGCATCCTGCGCATTTATGCCTTGTACCGCGATCATCCGCAGTATGAGTTTGTGCGCACGCGTTTTCTCAGCTCGATGTTTCTCAAATGCTCCAATCGAGACCGTCAATTGGCCCGTGAGTTGTTGGTGCAGATTCCGTTTAAACAGTGGTCGAAGAAAACCTGGCGAGGCTTGGCGCGCCTGTACTTCTCACCTTTGGAAAGGGGCTAA
- the hldE gene encoding bifunctional D-glycero-beta-D-manno-heptose-7-phosphate kinase/D-glycero-beta-D-manno-heptose 1-phosphate adenylyltransferase HldE yields the protein MKLSMPRFDQATVLVVGDVMLDRYWHGATSRISPEAPVPVVKVEQIEDRPGGAANVALNIAALGAPVVLVGVTGQDEAATSLTNSLHAVGVKTLFQCIKDQPTIVKLRVMSRHQQLLRMDFEEPFRTDSSALLASVESQLAGIKVLILSDYGKGALQNHQALVQLARSNGIAVLADPKGKDFSIYRGASLITPNLHEFETIVGHCVDEADLVAKGAALMAELELGALLITRGEHGMTLLRPQHPALHLPARAREVFDVTGAGDTVISTLAASLAAGEELPHAVALANLAAGIVVGKLGTAAISAPELRRAIQREAGSERGVLSLDQLLLAIEDARAHGEKIVFTNGCFDILHAGHVSYLEQARAQGDRLVLAVNDDASVSRLKGPGRPINAVDRRMAVLAGLGAVDWVVSFSEDTPENLLRAVKPDVLVKGGDYGIEGVVGADIVSAYGGEVRVLGLVENSSTTAIVEKIRSN from the coding sequence ATGAAATTGTCCATGCCGCGTTTCGATCAGGCCACCGTGTTGGTGGTGGGCGATGTCATGCTCGACCGTTATTGGCATGGCGCCACCTCGCGGATTTCCCCAGAAGCGCCGGTGCCGGTGGTCAAGGTCGAGCAAATTGAGGATCGTCCGGGCGGTGCTGCCAACGTGGCGCTGAACATTGCGGCCCTCGGCGCGCCCGTCGTGTTGGTCGGTGTGACTGGCCAGGATGAAGCGGCGACTAGCCTGACCAACAGCCTGCATGCTGTTGGGGTGAAAACCCTGTTTCAGTGCATTAAGGATCAGCCCACCATCGTCAAGCTGCGGGTTATGAGTCGTCATCAGCAGTTACTGCGCATGGATTTTGAAGAGCCGTTTCGCACCGACAGCTCGGCGTTGCTGGCCAGTGTCGAGTCGCAATTGGCAGGCATTAAGGTGCTGATTCTCTCCGATTACGGCAAGGGCGCGCTGCAGAACCATCAGGCGCTGGTGCAACTGGCGCGCAGCAACGGTATTGCCGTGTTAGCCGACCCCAAGGGCAAGGATTTTTCCATCTACCGTGGCGCCAGCCTGATTACCCCCAACTTGCATGAGTTCGAAACCATCGTCGGCCACTGCGTCGATGAGGCGGACTTAGTGGCCAAGGGCGCGGCCTTGATGGCTGAGCTGGAGTTGGGTGCGCTGCTAATCACCCGTGGTGAGCACGGCATGACCTTGCTGCGTCCGCAGCATCCAGCCCTGCATTTGCCGGCGCGTGCGCGCGAAGTGTTTGACGTGACAGGTGCCGGCGATACAGTGATTTCCACCTTGGCCGCCAGTTTGGCTGCAGGCGAGGAGCTGCCGCATGCCGTGGCATTGGCCAACTTGGCAGCCGGTATCGTGGTCGGCAAACTCGGCACCGCCGCGATCAGCGCGCCAGAGCTGCGCCGCGCGATTCAGCGAGAAGCTGGTTCTGAGCGAGGCGTGCTCAGCCTTGATCAATTGCTCCTGGCGATTGAAGACGCCCGCGCCCATGGCGAAAAAATTGTGTTCACCAATGGTTGCTTCGACATATTGCATGCCGGTCACGTGAGCTATCTGGAACAGGCGCGCGCTCAGGGTGATCGGCTGGTATTAGCGGTTAACGACGATGCCTCGGTCAGCCGTTTAAAGGGTCCGGGACGACCGATCAACGCAGTGGACCGACGCATGGCCGTACTGGCCGGCCTGGGCGCGGTGGACTGGGTGGTGAGCTTCAGTGAAGACACCCCAGAAAACCTATTGCGCGCAGTCAAGCCGGATGTGTTGGTTAAGGGCGGCGATTACGGCATCGAAGGTGTCGTCGGTGCCGATATCGTCAGCGCCTACGGCGGCGAAGTGCGCGTGCTGGGGCTGGTGGAAAACAGCTCGACCACGGCAATTGTTGAAAAAATCCGCAGTAATTAG